The genomic stretch GTGGCCTCGTGTTCGAACTCGGCTACCTCGACCAGCGCCGTGGGCAGCAACTCACGATACTCGTCCCACCAGCCGCGCGTACGGCCGCCGGTCATCGCGGTCAGCGCCTGGACGAGGGCATCGTCCGAACATTTGTAGAGCCGGGCCAGCGCCCTGACGCGGTCCGCGCTGACTGCGTAGTTGCCCGCCTCAATGTTGCTGATGCGTGATTGCGGCGCACCGAACAGTTCTCCGGCACGCGTCACAGACAGGCCCGCACGTTCTCGGAGGCGGCGCAGTTCGGCCCCCAAACGCCGCTGTCTGACCGTCGGTGGGACCTTGGCCCGGGCCATGTCGTCTGCCTTTCACTCACAGGAGTGGTAGCGGTATGGAATCTAACCAAGTGGTGGTCTACATACCAGCAACCGCCCTAGTCTCCTCACCATCAGCCCGCAACTTCGCCCACAGACAGGAGACTTCACATGCCCACCGTATCCTCACCCCCACCCCTCCCCGACCCTCCCGAAGGCTTCGCCCAAGAGATCCAAGACCTGGTCGACGCCAGCGCGCCTCGCCTCTTCGCCGTTGTCGAGGAGTATGCGGTCGGCGGGTTGCGGGACGCGCGGGTTGCCGCGTGGGGGCTCGTGTATGAAGACGGGCGGGCGGATGTTGCTGCCGTGGGGTGCGGATTCCGGATGTCGGTGACGGCGCCGGAGCGCGCGGCCCGGTTCGCCTCGTTGCGGCCTGGTGTGGTGGGGAGTGTGGTGTGGCCGAGGGCATGAACAGAGAAGTCGAAGTGGACCGGAACGCCTGCGAGCGGGCTCCGGACGCCATCCGCACGGCGTTGCAGCGGCGCCCGGACTGGCTGCGGTTCTTCGAGCGGGACTGGCTCAGCGCGGCGGCGGATTTCGACCGTGCGGAGCTGGACCGGGTCACCGACAAGTGGTTCCCCTTCGCTTGCGCGTGCGCGACGCCCGGCTACCTGGATCAGGTGGAGCAGATGGCCGAGCGCCTGGCGGTAGGGGACACGGAAGGCATGGTCTTCCGGGACGCCGAGGGCAACGCGTACGACGCCGAGAACAATCCCCTCCACGTCGGTCCGGTGACTGCGTGACCCACCCCCGCCCCATACGAAGGGGCGGCCACCGAACCCGGTGGCCGCCCCTTCGGCGTACGGAGCAACAGCGTTACGGCGTGACAGCCGCCGCCTTACGCCCCCAGCTTCGCCAGCGCCGCGTCGATCCGTGCGAGCGTGCGCTCCTTGCCCAGGATTTCCAGGGACTCGAAGAGCGGGAGGCCGACCGTGCGGCCGGTGACGGCCACGCGGACCGGGGCCTGGGCCTTGCCGAGCTTGAGGCCGTGCTCCTCGCCTGCCGCCAGGACGGCCTGCTTGAGGGAGTCGGGGCTGGACCAGTCGGCGCCCGAGAGCTTTTCGCGGGCGGTGGTGAGGAGGGCCACCGGGTCGCCCTTCATCGCCTTGGCCCAGGACGCCTCGTCCTCGACCGGCTCCTTGCGGAACAGGAAGTCGACGTTGGCGGTGATGTCGGAGAGGACCGTCAGGCGGGTCTGCGCGTGGGGCGCGATGGCCTGCCAGGCGGCCTCGTCGAAGTCGGCCGGGTCCCAGTTGGCGTGGGGGGCCTGGAGCCAGGGGCGGCAGGCCTCGGCGAAGGCCTTCGGGTCGAGGCGGCGGATGTGGTCGGCGTTGATCGCCTCGGCCTTCTTCAGGTCGAAACGGGCCGGGTTGGCGTTCACGTCGGCGATGTCGAAGGCCGCGACCATCTCGTCGATCGAGAAGACGTCCTGGTCGGCGGAGAAGGACCAGCCGAGGAGGGAGAGGTAGTTGAGGAGGCCCTCGGGGAGAAAGCCGCGCTCGCGGTAGAGGTTGAGGGACGCCTGCGGGTCGCGCTTCGAGAGCTTCTTGTTGCCCTCGCCCATGACGTAGGGGAGGTGGCCGAAGAGCGGGATCGACTTGGCGATGCCCAGCTCGATCAGGGCCTTGTAGAGGGCCACCTGGCGCGGGGTGGAGGAGAGCAGGTCCTCGCCGCGCAGGACGTGGGTGATCTCCATCAGGGCGTCGTCGACCGGGTTGACCAGGGTGTACAGCGGCGCGCCGTTGGCGCGGAGGATGCCGTAGTCGGGCACGTTCTCCGGGGTGAAGGTCAGCTCGCCGCGGACCAGGTCCGTGAAGGTGATCGGCTCGTCCGGCATCCGGAAGCGGACGATCGGCTCGCGGCCCTCGGCCTCGTACGCGGTGATCTCGTCGGCGGTCAGCGCGCGGCACTTGCCGTCGTACCCGGAGGGCTTGCCGGCGGCGCGGGCGGCCTCGCGGCGGGCGTCCAGCTCCTCGGTGGAGCAGTAGCACTTGTACGCGTGGCCGGCGTCCAGCAGCTTCTGCGCGACGTCCTTGTAGAGGTCCATGCGCTGGGACTGCCGGTACGGCGCGTGGGGGCCGCCGACCTCGGGGCCCTCGTCCCAGTCCAGGCCCAGCCAGCGCATCGAGTCGAGCAGCTGGTTGTAGGACTCCTCGGAGTCGCGGGCCGCGTCGGTGTCCTCGATGCGGAAGACCATCGTGCCCTGGGTGTGCCGGGCGAAGGCCCAGTTGAACAGGGCGGTGCGGACCAGGCCCACGTGGGGGTTGCCGGTCGGGGAGGGACAGAAACGGACGCGGACGGGGGTCGCGTTAGCCACGCTTGATCACCTTGTTGGTGAGAGTGCCGATGCCTTCGATGTGGACGGCGACCTCGTCGCCGTCCTGGAGGGGGCCGACCCCGGCCGGGGTGCCCGTGAGGACGACGTCGCCGGGGAGCAGCGTCATCGCCTCGGTGATGTGCACGATCAGGTCCTCGACGGAGCGGACCATCTCACTGGTGCGGCCGAGCTGGCGTTGCTCGCCGTTGACGGTGCACATGATCGTCAGGTCGCCGGGGTCCAGCTCCGTCTCGACCCAGGGGCCGAGCGGGCAGGAGGTGTCGAAGCCCTTGGCCCGCGCCCACTGGGGCTCGCGCTGCTGCACGTCGCGCGCGGTGATGTCGTTGGCGCAGGTGTAGCCGAGGATGACGTCCTTGACGCGCTCGCGCGGGACCTCGCGGCACA from Streptomyces albofaciens JCM 4342 encodes the following:
- the gltX gene encoding glutamate--tRNA ligase, translated to MANATPVRVRFCPSPTGNPHVGLVRTALFNWAFARHTQGTMVFRIEDTDAARDSEESYNQLLDSMRWLGLDWDEGPEVGGPHAPYRQSQRMDLYKDVAQKLLDAGHAYKCYCSTEELDARREAARAAGKPSGYDGKCRALTADEITAYEAEGREPIVRFRMPDEPITFTDLVRGELTFTPENVPDYGILRANGAPLYTLVNPVDDALMEITHVLRGEDLLSSTPRQVALYKALIELGIAKSIPLFGHLPYVMGEGNKKLSKRDPQASLNLYRERGFLPEGLLNYLSLLGWSFSADQDVFSIDEMVAAFDIADVNANPARFDLKKAEAINADHIRRLDPKAFAEACRPWLQAPHANWDPADFDEAAWQAIAPHAQTRLTVLSDITANVDFLFRKEPVEDEASWAKAMKGDPVALLTTAREKLSGADWSSPDSLKQAVLAAGEEHGLKLGKAQAPVRVAVTGRTVGLPLFESLEILGKERTLARIDAALAKLGA
- a CDS encoding fumarylacetoacetate hydrolase family protein; the protein is MRIARFSIDGNVGFGVLDGDEIDVIKGHPFAEFERSGHKVPLDKVRLLPPVLPNKVVAVGRNYAEHARELGNEVPDVPVTFFKPSTSVIGPGDPVQYPSFSQEVHHEAELAVVIGRMCREVPRERVKDVILGYTCANDITARDVQQREPQWARAKGFDTSCPLGPWVETELDPGDLTIMCTVNGEQRQLGRTSEMVRSVEDLIVHITEAMTLLPGDVVLTGTPAGVGPLQDGDEVAVHIEGIGTLTNKVIKRG